From the genome of Brevibacterium sp. JSBI002, one region includes:
- a CDS encoding sigma-70 family RNA polymerase sigma factor, with product MNVRSVTQTPVRTLISRAHSIDDPSATLPTGADVCAVADSVDVVRQRPQTNDHFINIVASRPSREVNPHLWTWQAEALDAWHQSGCRGVVEAVTGAGKTVIGITAAFEAFRQGIKVLVLVPTAELQTQWQRRLMETLPQADVGTLGNGRTDSLTGCDILVAIINSATRGDLLKEHSEGLLIADECHRYAAKSFAQALQSDFRYRLGLTATYQRPDRADAAVLDPYFGGVVFQMWYDRALRDGVIAEFDVAFVGVTLTDAERGKYQVASSAISKLGMTLKTKLDLHGASFDQFMAAVQSLAKRKNDPSPVVFMARKYLEAVVKRQQVLTNAKNKMKVLEGIAPVIADSRGTLVFSQTVDSSTQAAHLLQRSGIETKPVSSSSKPHERHGAMQLFANGLAKVLCAPRILDEGIDVPDSDLAVVLSGSKQPRQTIQRLGRVIRRKADGRHGRFVVLYAINTIEDETRNRDQQFGAVVPAARRVADFNETQIRELRKFLRAPAPKRQEAPAPSLSGTDDPADEASTSKTEVNVDGSEPGIDEPNSAKAPEAPNVVPQPFVLLKEVDDEGELPEVLRKVPDPDDLEGLYLKQIGQFPLLSAEEEVEVAKRIEAGMYADHILGMGRYSTRRERRDLEWIQSDGRAAFNQMVTSNLRLVVSIAKKYSRSRLEFLDRIQEGNLGLVRAVKKFDYTKGNKFSTYATWWIRQGIDRGIGDFSNTIRIPIHLVEQFPEFWECTKDEESRAACDHDHSKAEAALRMQPASLDAYLDLQWDGHYAESRTSFDDRIAVSDFFTIDPEQFILEEEHVKMVNGLLKLLSERDAEIVRRRFGWLDGEPQTLEAIGQEFDVTRERIRQIVKNSVALIQTSLVAWAQERSQVSH from the coding sequence ATGAATGTTCGTTCCGTTACACAGACACCAGTTCGAACGTTGATCAGCCGTGCCCACAGCATCGATGATCCGAGCGCCACTCTGCCCACTGGCGCTGATGTCTGCGCAGTTGCTGATTCGGTTGATGTTGTCAGGCAGAGGCCGCAGACCAACGATCACTTCATCAACATCGTGGCTTCTCGTCCCAGCCGCGAAGTCAATCCTCACCTGTGGACGTGGCAAGCAGAAGCTCTGGACGCCTGGCATCAATCTGGCTGTCGAGGCGTCGTCGAAGCCGTCACGGGAGCCGGTAAGACGGTGATCGGAATCACGGCCGCGTTCGAGGCGTTTCGCCAAGGGATCAAGGTTCTGGTCCTCGTGCCGACCGCCGAACTGCAGACACAATGGCAGCGCCGTCTGATGGAGACTCTCCCCCAGGCTGATGTTGGCACGCTCGGCAATGGTCGGACGGATTCGCTCACCGGGTGTGACATTCTGGTGGCCATCATCAACTCGGCGACTCGAGGCGATCTGTTGAAAGAACATTCAGAAGGCCTGCTCATAGCTGACGAGTGCCACCGGTATGCGGCGAAGTCCTTTGCGCAGGCTCTGCAGTCGGATTTCCGTTACCGACTGGGTTTGACTGCGACCTATCAGAGACCGGACAGGGCAGACGCAGCCGTTCTCGATCCCTATTTCGGCGGCGTCGTGTTCCAGATGTGGTACGACCGTGCTCTGCGCGATGGTGTGATTGCTGAGTTCGACGTTGCTTTCGTCGGGGTCACGTTGACTGACGCGGAGCGCGGCAAATACCAGGTTGCAAGTTCAGCGATCAGCAAGCTCGGGATGACGTTGAAGACCAAGCTGGACCTGCATGGAGCATCGTTCGACCAGTTCATGGCGGCTGTCCAGTCTCTTGCCAAACGCAAGAATGATCCCTCCCCTGTCGTGTTCATGGCGCGCAAGTATCTGGAAGCGGTCGTGAAGAGGCAGCAGGTACTCACCAATGCGAAGAACAAGATGAAAGTGCTCGAAGGCATCGCACCAGTCATTGCCGATTCGCGAGGAACCCTCGTCTTCTCGCAGACCGTCGATTCGTCAACGCAGGCCGCTCACCTGCTTCAACGCTCAGGTATCGAGACTAAGCCTGTGTCGTCGAGTTCGAAGCCGCACGAGCGTCATGGTGCGATGCAACTGTTCGCCAACGGTTTGGCGAAGGTGCTGTGTGCTCCGCGGATCCTAGACGAAGGTATCGACGTCCCCGACTCGGACCTGGCTGTCGTGCTCTCGGGCAGCAAGCAGCCCCGCCAGACGATTCAGCGTCTCGGACGAGTCATTCGTCGCAAGGCTGACGGACGTCATGGACGATTTGTCGTCCTCTATGCCATCAACACCATCGAGGACGAGACGCGTAATCGTGACCAGCAGTTCGGAGCGGTCGTTCCTGCTGCACGACGAGTCGCGGACTTCAACGAAACTCAGATCCGCGAGTTGAGAAAGTTCCTACGGGCTCCCGCGCCCAAACGGCAGGAAGCCCCCGCCCCATCGCTGTCCGGAACGGATGATCCGGCGGACGAGGCCTCGACGTCGAAGACTGAAGTGAACGTCGATGGTTCGGAGCCTGGTATCGACGAACCGAACTCAGCCAAAGCGCCTGAAGCGCCCAACGTCGTCCCTCAACCGTTTGTCCTCCTCAAGGAGGTGGATGACGAGGGCGAGTTGCCCGAGGTGCTTCGAAAGGTACCTGATCCCGACGATCTTGAGGGCCTGTATCTGAAGCAGATCGGACAGTTTCCGCTGCTCAGCGCAGAAGAAGAGGTTGAAGTCGCGAAGCGCATTGAGGCCGGCATGTATGCGGACCATATCCTCGGCATGGGTCGGTACTCAACACGACGAGAACGTCGTGACCTTGAGTGGATACAGTCCGATGGCCGCGCCGCGTTCAACCAGATGGTGACTTCCAACCTCCGCTTGGTCGTGTCGATCGCCAAGAAGTACTCCCGCTCCAGACTGGAATTTCTCGACCGCATTCAAGAAGGAAATCTCGGCCTTGTTCGAGCGGTGAAGAAGTTTGACTACACCAAAGGCAATAAGTTCTCCACTTACGCAACATGGTGGATTCGTCAGGGCATTGACCGCGGGATCGGAGATTTTTCCAATACGATTCGCATCCCGATCCACCTCGTCGAACAGTTCCCAGAATTCTGGGAATGCACGAAAGACGAAGAATCACGGGCCGCCTGCGACCATGATCATTCGAAGGCGGAGGCAGCTCTCCGGATGCAACCAGCTTCACTGGATGCATACCTTGACCTGCAGTGGGACGGACACTATGCCGAGAGCCGGACGTCATTCGACGATCGCATTGCCGTATCGGATTTCTTCACCATTGATCCCGAGCAATTCATCTTGGAGGAGGAACACGTCAAGATGGTCAATGGTTTACTCAAACTGCTGTCGGAGCGCGACGCTGAGATTGTCAGACGCCGCTTTGGATGGCTGGACGGTGAGCCACAAACGCTCGAAGCAATCGGTCAGGAGTTCGACGTCACCCGCGAACGCATTCGTCAAATAGTTAAAAACTCAGTCGCACTTATTCAAACCAGCTTGGTGGCTTGGGCACAAGAACGATCGCAGGTATCACATTAG